One stretch of Ipomoea triloba cultivar NCNSP0323 chromosome 8, ASM357664v1 DNA includes these proteins:
- the LOC116027025 gene encoding uncharacterized protein LOC116027025, whose translation MTFKNKERIEKDNSVTKNKPSTEFSSHQRLSIADHEYAQPLTSFPNQGQYGLPTKKSGFRFAKLREIEVWIDNGENGREVSGGEVSEREFSGEETDGEFDCDDKLEEEARIDDIAFDKAVDPTVEFQGVGSSANVQDKENQCVVNEEVNFSDEGTPHGSDEEVEDDIWPQFRACDMQCPQFTVGMTFGTKAEFKEAIVNYAFKDCKDLKFVRNDKIRFVAKCKQSDCPWYITLRKNENDNCWRISVFNDKHECSWGV comes from the exons atgacGTTCAAAAACAAAGAGAGAATAGAAAAAGATAATTCAGTGACAAAGAATAAG CCATCAACGGAATTCTCAAGCCATCAACGATTATCCATTGCCGACCACGAATATGCACAGCCATTGACGAGTTTCCCCAACCAAGGACAGTATGGTTTGCCAACGAAGAAGTCTGGGTTCCGATTTGCCAAATTACG GGAAATAGAAGTTTGGATAGATAATGGTGAAAATGGGAGGGAAGTTAGTGGTGGGGAAGTTAGTGAGAGGGAATTTAGTGGTGAAGAAACTGATGGAGAATTTGATTGTGATGATAAGTTAGAAGAAGAGGCAAGGATTGATGATATTGCATTTGATAAGGCAGTAGATCCTACTGTAGAGTTTCAGGGGGTTGGATCAAGTGCTAATGTGCAAGATAAGGAAAATCAGTGTGTAGTAAATGAGGAAGTGAACTTTTCTGATGAAGGGACTCCTCATGGCAGTgatgaggaagttgaagatgacaTTTGGCCACAGTTTAGGGCTTGTGATATGCAATGTCCTCAATTTACTGTGGGTATGACATTTGGAACTAAAGCTGAGTTTAAAGAAGCCATTGTAAATTATGCATTCAAAGATTGTAAGGATTTAAAGTTTGTAAGGAATGATAAAATCAGATTTGTAGCCAAGTGCAAACAAAGTGACTGCCCATGGTACATCACCCTTAGGAAGAATGAGAATGATAACTGTTGGAGAATTTCTGTTTTTAATGATAAGCATGAGTGTTCTTGGGGTGTATGA
- the LOC116027026 gene encoding uncharacterized protein LOC116027026: MKFARANLTGEMEDYFKKFWSYYLEIQRSNPNTTSIVKTSEFIEDGGQKRFLRWYICWEACKIGFSHCRKIIGVDGCHLRSTFGGYLLTATAMDPNDGIFPIAYALAEGESKESWSWFLALLKHDLRISESEEHMYTFVSDKQKGLIPAFHSKLSHVSHRFCVRHLYSNMKVAGFHGKAIKETLWAAARATTVNSFTEAMRKMKDLDVNFTEAMRKMKDLDVNAFDWLGDKHPSEWSRSHFSTDALCDILVNNVFECFNAMILDARSYPLISCLEKMRTILMVRLFKNKEVATKCSGRICPRILRKLAVEEKYAGHYLPIQCDLMLFEITGMHTGEHHKIDLARRSCSCRKWDLTGIPCKHAICAIWMKKHNVLDYVDNCYSIETYLKVYQAVIKPMAGPNEWPMTHKEPPLPPLFKTRPGRPKKLRKTGANENSKGKTVAEQISRDGIYISRAHVPLHCTLCKKSGHNKRRCPLKPKQTANVRGNTQQQKEVPITDQSLAGLYEVEVGVDNSFQGLHNLVDIPVDIPFESQSYNMAEEIPVQTGPLSFSTPSTTPSQKAPCKKDPCKNHEDSWYKEEVQDKILDS; the protein is encoded by the exons ATGAAATTTGCTAGGGCTAACCTAACTGGAGAAATGGAGgactactttaaaaagttttggagCTACTACCTTGAAATCCAAAGATCAAATCCTAACACTACTTCTATTGTAAAGACGAGTGAATTTATAGAAGATGGAGGACAGAAAAGATTCTTAAGATGGTACATATGTTGGGAGGCTTGCAAAATTGGATTTTCACATTGTAGGAAGATTATTGGTGTTGATGGTTGCCACTTGAGGTCTACATTTGGGGGTTACTTGCTTACAGCAACAGCAATGGACCCAAATGATGGAATTTTTCCTATAGCTTATGCACTTGCTGAGGGTGAGAGTAAGGAGTCATGGTCCTGGTTTTTAGCACTGCTTAAACATGATCTACGTATTTCTGAGAGTGAAGAACATATGTACACATTTGTGTCTGACAAGCAGAAGGGTTTGATTCCAGCATTTCATAGTAAGCTCTCCCATGTTAGTCACAGATTTTGTGTCAGACACTTGTATTCCAACATGAAG GTTGCTGGATTCCATGGAAAGGCAATTAAGGAGACTTTGTGGGCTGCAGCTAGAGCCACAACAGTTAACTCTTTTACAGAAGCAATGAGGAAGATGAAAGACTTGGATGTGAATTTTACAGAAGCAATGAGGAAGATGAAAGACTTGGATGTGAATGCATTTGATTGGCTTGGAGACAAACACCCCTCTGAATGGTCTAGGTCACACTTTAGCACTGATGCTTTGTGTGACATTTTAGTGAACAATGTGTTTGAGTGCTTTAATGCCAtgattcttgatgctaggtctTATCCACTAATTAGTTGTTTGGAAAAGATGAGGACAATTCTTATGGTAAGACTGTTTAAGAACAAAGAAGTAGCAACCAAATGTTCTGGCAGAATATGTCCTAGAATCCTAAGGAAACTGGCAGTTGAGGAGAAATATGCAGGGCATTATTTGCCAATTCAATGTGATTTAATGCTGTTTGAGATCACTGGAATGCACACTGGAGAGCATCATAAGATTGATTTGGCTAGGAGAAGTTGTTCTTGCAGAAAATGGGATCTTACAGGAATTCCCTGTAAGCATGCTATATGTGCCATTTGGATGAAGAAACATAATGTCCTGGATTATGTTGACAACTGCTACTCTATTGAGACATATTTGAAGGTGTATCAAGCTGTAATCAAGCCAATGGCTGGGCCAAATGAATGGCCTATGACTCATAAGGAACCACCTTTGCCTCCTTTGTTCAAAACAAGGCCTGGTAGGCCTAAGAAATTAAGGAAGACAGGTGCAAATGAAAATTCAAAGGGGAAAACAGTTGCTGAACAAATTTCAAGAGATGGGATCTATATTTCAAGAGCACATGTTCCTCTTCACTGTACATTGTGTAAAAAATCAGGCCATAACAAAAGAAGGTGCCCTTTGAAACCAAAACAGACT GCAAATGTAAGAGGCAATACACAACAGCAAAAAGAAGTTCCCATCACAGATCAATCATTGGCAGGGCTATATGAG GTTGAAGTTGGAGTTGACAACTCATTCCAAGGACTGCACAATTTAGTAGACATTCCAGTTGACATTCCATTTGAG AGTCAGTCCTATAACATGGCAGAAGAAATACCAGTGCAGACAGGACCTCTCAGCTTCTCCACCCCCTCCACCACCCCCTCCCAAAAGGCCCCCTGCAAAAAGGACCCCTGCAAAAACCATGAAGACTCTTGGTATAAGGAGGAAGTACAAGACAAG ATACTTGACAGTTGA
- the LOC116027027 gene encoding alpha-amylase 3, chloroplastic-like: MFCLVVHLLYLELQVEGRIAIRFDSGRDEENWKLTIGCNLPGKWVLRWGVDYAGDSGSEWDQQPLEMRPQGSITIKDYAIETPLKRLSTALEGESCYDVEIDININSQIAAINFVLKDEETGAWYQQRGMDFKVPLMDYAHDDSNMVGGKKGFGIWTGALGQLSDMLLKSEVDHTKGENGSNGSSEPREKTRCLAGFYEEHVIVKETLVDNSVTVSVKEYPETAKNLLQIDTDLPGDVLIHWGVCRDEGKNWELPTKPYPTETTIFKNKALRTSLQQKDDGSGSQRSFTLDEGPVGFVFVLKLDDGTWLNCKGNNFYVPLPRSTKGQLSSTKSEVETQNKELDSLGASGSTSEAMEASLYTDEIINEIRSLVSDISSEMNRKTKTKEAQESILQEIEKLAAEAYSIFRSSVPTFSESALLEAEDLKPPVKISSGTGSGHEILCQGFNWESHKSGRWYLELQEKAELLSSLGFTVVWLPPPTESVSPEE, encoded by the exons atgtTTTGTTTAGTGGTTCACTTACTGTATTTGGAATTGCAGGTAGAGGGAAGGATAGCAATCAGATTTGATAGTGGGAGGGATGAAGAGAACTGGAAGCTGACTATAGGGTGTAATCTACCAGGGAAGTGGGTTCTTCGTTGGGGAGTTGATTATGCGGGAGACTCTGGAAG TGAGTGGGATCAACAGCCTCTAGAGATGCGACCCCAAGGTTCTATTACCATCAAG GATTATGCAATTGAGACTCCTttaaagagattgtccacagCTTTGGAAGGAGAATCGTGTTATGATGTGGAGATTGACATAAATATTAACAGTCAAATTGCAGCTATAAATTTTGTGTTGAAG GATGAGGAAACTGGAGCTTGGTATCAACAAAGAGGGATGGACTTCAAAGTGCCTCTCATGGACTATGCTCATGATGATAGTAACATGGTAGGAGGAAAAAAGGGCTTCGGAATATGGACAG GGGCGCTTGGGCAGCTGTCTGACATGCTCCTTAAATCTGAAGTCGATCATACTAAAGGTGAAAATGGAAGCAATGGCTCAAGTGAACCTAGGGAAAAAACTAGGTGCCTTGCAGGATTCTATGAAGAGCATGTTATTGTCAAAGAGACTCTTGTTGATAATTCAGTTACTGTCTCAGTAAAAGAGTATCCAGAGACAGCTAAAAATCTTTTACAGATAGATACTGATTTACCAGGAGATGTACTCATTCACTGGGGTGTCTGCAGAGATGAGGGTAAAAACTGGGAACTTCCCACTAAACCATATCCAACAGAAACTACAATATTCAAGAATAAGGCACTACGAACTTCGCTGCAG CAAAAAGATGATGGATCTGGTTCTCAGAGATCATTTACTTTGGATGAAGGACCTGTAGGATTTGTTTTTGTACTGAAGCTAGATGACGGCACATGGTTGAATTGCAAGGGGAATAACTTTTATGTGCCTCTGCCTAGGAGCACAAAAGGTCAACTAAGCTCGACTAAATCTGAAGTTGAAACGCAAAACAAGGAGCTGGATTCCTTAGGGGCATCTGGCTCTACTTCCGAAGCAATGGAGGCTTCTTTGTATACTGATGAAATCATTAATGAGATTAGAAGTTTGGTCAGTGACATTTCTTCTGAAATGAacagaaaaacaaaaaccaaagaAGCACAAGAGAGCATCCTTCAGGAAATTGAGAAGCTAGCTGCAGAAGCCTACAGTATATTCAGAAGCTCAGTTCCAACATTCTCTGAAAGTGCTCTTTTAGAAGCTGAGGATTTAAAACCTCCCGTCAAAATATCTTCAGGAACTGGTTCAGGACATGAGATCTTATGCCAGGGCTTTAACTGGGAGTCTCATAAATCTGGAAGGTGGTATTTG GAGCTACAAGAAAAGGCTGAACTGTTATCATCGCTTGGTTTTACCGTAGTCTGGTTACCTCCTCCTACAGAGTCAGTATCACCTGAAGAGTGA